The Callithrix jacchus isolate 240 chromosome 20, calJac240_pri, whole genome shotgun sequence genome has a window encoding:
- the NOD2 gene encoding nucleotide-binding oligomerization domain-containing protein 2 isoform X3, producing the protein MDWLPSFYSMFKNYQSRWPYLWKMRELRPGKAKWLAQVNGGPRFSNSAATCKKYMAKLRTTVSAQSRFLSTYDGAETLCLEDIYTENVLEVWADVGVAGLPQKSPATLGLEELFSTPSHLSDDADTVLVVGEAGSGKSTLLQRLHLLWAAGRDFQEFLFVFPFSCRQLQCVVKPLSVQMLLFEHCCWPDVDQQDIFQFLLDHPDRVLLTFDGFDEFKFRFSDRERHCSPTDPTSVQTLLFNLLQGNLLKNARKVVTSRPAAVSAFLRKYIRTEFILKGFSEEGIELYLRKRHREPGVADRLIRLLQATSALHGLCHLPVFSWMVSKCHQELLLQEGGSPKTTTDMYLLILQHFLLHAIPPDSACHILGPSLLLGCLPTLLRLGRLALWGLGMCCYVFSAQQLQAAQVSPDDISLGFLVRAKGVMPESTAPLEFLHITFQCFFAAFYLALSADVPPALLRHLFNCGRPGNSPMARLLPMLCIQGSRGKDGSVAALLQKTEPHNLQITAAFLAGLLSWEHWGLLAECQASKKALLQRQACARWCLARSLRKHFHSIPPAAPGEAKSMHAMPRFIWLLRSLYEMQDERLARKAVRGLNVGHLKLTFCSVGPTECAALAFVLRHLQRPVALQLDYNSVGDIGVEQLLPCLGVCKALYLRDNNISDRGVCKLIEHALHCEPLQKLALFNNKLTDGCAHSMAKLLACKQNFLALRLGNNHITAAGAQVLAEGLRSNTSLQFLGFWGNRVGDEGAQALAEALSDHQSLRWLSLVGNNIGSVGAQGLALMLAKNVMLEELCLEENHLQDEGVCSLAEGLKRNSSLKILKLSKNCITYLGAEALLQALERNDTILEVWLRGNTFSLEEVDKLSCRDTRLLL; encoded by the exons ATGGATTGGCTGCCTTCCTTCTACAGCATGTTCAAGAATTACCAGTCCCGTTGGCCCTACCTTTGGAAG atgagagaactgaggcCTGGAAAGGCTAAATGGCTTGCTCAAGTGAATGGTGGACCCAGGTTTTCAAACTCAG CTGCCACATGCAAGAAGTACATGGCCAAGCTGAGGACCACAGTGTCTGCTCAGTCCCGCTTCCTCAGTACCTATGACGGGGCAGAGACGCTCTGCCTGGAGGACATATACACAGAGAATGTCCTGGAGGTCTGGGCGGATGTGGGCGTGGCTGGACTCCCGCAGAAGAGCCCGGCCACTCTGGGGCTGGAGGAGCTCTTCAGCACCCCTAGCCACCTCAGTGACGATGCAGACACTGTGCTGGTAGTGGGCGAGGCGGGCAGCGGCAAGAGCACGCTCCTGCAGCGGCTGCACTTGCTGTGGGCTGCTGGGCGAGACTTCCAGgaatttctctttgtcttcccaTTCAGCTGCCGGCAGCTGCAGTGCGTGGTCAAACCACTCTCTGTGCAGATGCTACTCTTTGAGCACTGCTGTTGGCCCGACGTTGATCAACAGGACATCTTTCAGTTTCTCCTTGACCACCCTGACCGTGTCCTGCTAACCTTTGATGGCTTTGACGAGTTCAAGTTCAGGTTCTCGGATCGCGAGCGTCACTGCTCCCCGACGGACCCCACCTCTGTCCAGACCCTGCTCTTTAACCTTCTGCAGGGCAACCTGCTGAAGAATGCCCGCAAGGTGGTGACCAGCCGTCCTGCTGCTGTGTCGGCGTTCCTCAGGAAGTACATCCGCACCGAATTCATCCTCAAGGGCTTCTCCGAAGAGGGCATTGAGCTGTACTTGAGGAAGCGCCATCGTGAGCCTGGAGTGGCGGACCGCCTCATCCGCCTGCTCCAAGCGACCTCAGCCCTGCATGGTTTGTGCCACCTTCCCGTGTTCTCATGGATGGTGTCCAAATGCCACCAGGAACTGTTGCTGCAGGAAGGGGGGTCCCCGAAGACCACTACAGATATGTACCTGCTGATCCTGCAGCATTTTCTGCTGCATGCCATCCCCCCAGACTCAGCCTGCCACATTCTGGGACCCAGTCTCCTTCTGGGCTGCCTCCCCACACTTCTGCGCCTCGGCAGACTTGCTCTCTGGGGCCTGGGCATGTGCTGCTATGTGTTCTCAGCCCAGCAGCTCCAGGCAGCACAGGTCAGTCCTGATGACATTTCTCTCGGCTTCCTGGTGCGTGCCAAAGGTGTCATGCCAGAGAGTACAGCGCCTCTGGAATTCCTGCACATCACTTTCCAGTGCTTCTTTGCTGCGTTCTACCTGGCACTCAGTGCTGATGTGCCGCCAGCCTTGCTCAGACACCTCTTCAATTGTGGCAGGCCAGGCAACTCACCAATGGCCAGGCTCCTGCCCATGTTGTGCATCCAGGGCTCGCGGGGGAAGGATGGCAGCGTGGCAGCTTTGCTGCAGAAGACTGAGCCGCACAACCTTCAGATCACGGCAGCCTTCCTGGCGGGGCTGTTGTCCTGGGAGCACTGGGGCCTGCTGGCCGAGTGCCAGGCATCCAAGAAGGCCCTGCTCCAGCGCCAGGCCTGTGCCCGCTGGTGTCTGGCCCGCAGCCTCCGCAAGCACTTCCACTCCATCCCGCCAGCCGCGCCAGGTGAGGCCAAGAGCATGCACGCCATGCCCAGGTTCATCTGGCTCCTCCGGAGCCTATATGAGATGCAGGATGAGCGGCTGGCACGGAAGGCTGTACGTGGCCTGAATGTCGGGCACCTCAAGTTGACATTTTGCAGCGTGGGCCCCACTGAGTGTGCTGCTCTGGCCTTCGTGCTGCGGCACCTCCAGCGGCCCGTGGCCCTGCAGCTGGACTACAACTCTGTGGGTGACATTGGCGTGGAGCAGCTGCTGCCTTGCCTTGGTGTCTGCAAGGCTCTGTA TTTGCGTGATAACAATATCTCAGACCGAGGCGTCTGCAAGCTCATTGAACATGCTCTTCACTGCGAGCCATTGCAGAAGTTAGC TCTGTTCAATAACAAATTGACCGACGGCTGTGCACACTCCATGGCGAAGCTCCTTGCGTGCAAGCAGAACTTCTTGGCATTGAG GCTGGGGAATAACCACATCACCGCCGCGGGAGCCCAAGTGCTGGCTGAGGGGCTGCGAAGCAACACCTCCTTGCAGTTCCTGGG GTtctggggcaacagagtgggtGATGAGGGGGCCCAGGCCCTGGCTGAAGCCTTGAGTGATCACCAGAGCTTGAGGTGGCTCAG CCTGGTGGGGAACAACATTGGCAGTGTGGGTGCTCAAGGCTTAGCACTGATGCTGGCAAAGAACGTCATGCTAGAAGAACTCTG CCTGGAGGAGAACCATCTCCAGGATGAAGGTGTATGTTCTCTCGCAGAAGGACTGAAAAGAAATTCAAGTTTGAAAATCCTGAA GTTGTCCAAAAACTGCATCACCTACCTAGGGGCAGAAGCCCTCCTGCAGGCCCTTGAAAGGAATGACACCATCTTGGAAGTCTG GCTCCGAGGGAACACTTTCTCTCTAGAGGAGGTTGACAAGCTCAGCTGCAGGGACACCAGACTCTTGCTTTGA
- the NOD2 gene encoding nucleotide-binding oligomerization domain-containing protein 2 isoform X4, with product MDWLPSFYSMFKNYQSRWPYLWKMRELRPGKAKWLAQVNGGPRFSNSAATCKKYMAKLRTTVSAQSRFLSTYDGAETLCLEDIYTENVLEVWADVGVAGLPQKSPATLGLEELFSTPSHLSDDADTVLVVGEAGSGKSTLLQRLHLLWAAGRDFQEFLFVFPFSCRQLQCVVKPLSVQMLLFEHCCWPDVDQQDIFQFLLDHPDRVLLTFDGFDEFKFRFSDRERHCSPTDPTSVQTLLFNLLQGNLLKNARKVVTSRPAAVSAFLRKYIRTEFILKGFSEEGIELYLRKRHREPGVADRLIRLLQATSALHGLCHLPVFSWMVSKCHQELLLQEGGSPKTTTDMYLLILQHFLLHAIPPDSACHILGPSLLLGCLPTLLRLGRLALWGLGMCCYVFSAQQLQAAQVSPDDISLGFLVRAKGVMPESTAPLEFLHITFQCFFAAFYLALSADVPPALLRHLFNCGRPGNSPMARLLPMLCIQGSRGKDGSVAALLQKTEPHNLQITAAFLAGLLSWEHWGLLAECQASKKALLQRQACARWCLARSLRKHFHSIPPAAPGEAKSMHAMPRFIWLLRSLYEMQDERLARKAVRGLNVGHLKLTFCSVGPTECAALAFVLRHLQRPVALQLDYNSVGDIGVEQLLPCLGVCKALYLRDNNISDRGVCKLIEHALHCEPLQKLALGNNHITAAGAQVLAEGLRSNTSLQFLGFWGNRVGDEGAQALAEALSDHQSLRWLSLVGNNIGSVGAQGLALMLAKNVMLEELCLEENHLQDEGVCSLAEGLKRNSSLKILKLSKNCITYLGAEALLQALERNDTILEVWLRGNTFSLEEVDKLSCRDTRLLL from the exons ATGGATTGGCTGCCTTCCTTCTACAGCATGTTCAAGAATTACCAGTCCCGTTGGCCCTACCTTTGGAAG atgagagaactgaggcCTGGAAAGGCTAAATGGCTTGCTCAAGTGAATGGTGGACCCAGGTTTTCAAACTCAG CTGCCACATGCAAGAAGTACATGGCCAAGCTGAGGACCACAGTGTCTGCTCAGTCCCGCTTCCTCAGTACCTATGACGGGGCAGAGACGCTCTGCCTGGAGGACATATACACAGAGAATGTCCTGGAGGTCTGGGCGGATGTGGGCGTGGCTGGACTCCCGCAGAAGAGCCCGGCCACTCTGGGGCTGGAGGAGCTCTTCAGCACCCCTAGCCACCTCAGTGACGATGCAGACACTGTGCTGGTAGTGGGCGAGGCGGGCAGCGGCAAGAGCACGCTCCTGCAGCGGCTGCACTTGCTGTGGGCTGCTGGGCGAGACTTCCAGgaatttctctttgtcttcccaTTCAGCTGCCGGCAGCTGCAGTGCGTGGTCAAACCACTCTCTGTGCAGATGCTACTCTTTGAGCACTGCTGTTGGCCCGACGTTGATCAACAGGACATCTTTCAGTTTCTCCTTGACCACCCTGACCGTGTCCTGCTAACCTTTGATGGCTTTGACGAGTTCAAGTTCAGGTTCTCGGATCGCGAGCGTCACTGCTCCCCGACGGACCCCACCTCTGTCCAGACCCTGCTCTTTAACCTTCTGCAGGGCAACCTGCTGAAGAATGCCCGCAAGGTGGTGACCAGCCGTCCTGCTGCTGTGTCGGCGTTCCTCAGGAAGTACATCCGCACCGAATTCATCCTCAAGGGCTTCTCCGAAGAGGGCATTGAGCTGTACTTGAGGAAGCGCCATCGTGAGCCTGGAGTGGCGGACCGCCTCATCCGCCTGCTCCAAGCGACCTCAGCCCTGCATGGTTTGTGCCACCTTCCCGTGTTCTCATGGATGGTGTCCAAATGCCACCAGGAACTGTTGCTGCAGGAAGGGGGGTCCCCGAAGACCACTACAGATATGTACCTGCTGATCCTGCAGCATTTTCTGCTGCATGCCATCCCCCCAGACTCAGCCTGCCACATTCTGGGACCCAGTCTCCTTCTGGGCTGCCTCCCCACACTTCTGCGCCTCGGCAGACTTGCTCTCTGGGGCCTGGGCATGTGCTGCTATGTGTTCTCAGCCCAGCAGCTCCAGGCAGCACAGGTCAGTCCTGATGACATTTCTCTCGGCTTCCTGGTGCGTGCCAAAGGTGTCATGCCAGAGAGTACAGCGCCTCTGGAATTCCTGCACATCACTTTCCAGTGCTTCTTTGCTGCGTTCTACCTGGCACTCAGTGCTGATGTGCCGCCAGCCTTGCTCAGACACCTCTTCAATTGTGGCAGGCCAGGCAACTCACCAATGGCCAGGCTCCTGCCCATGTTGTGCATCCAGGGCTCGCGGGGGAAGGATGGCAGCGTGGCAGCTTTGCTGCAGAAGACTGAGCCGCACAACCTTCAGATCACGGCAGCCTTCCTGGCGGGGCTGTTGTCCTGGGAGCACTGGGGCCTGCTGGCCGAGTGCCAGGCATCCAAGAAGGCCCTGCTCCAGCGCCAGGCCTGTGCCCGCTGGTGTCTGGCCCGCAGCCTCCGCAAGCACTTCCACTCCATCCCGCCAGCCGCGCCAGGTGAGGCCAAGAGCATGCACGCCATGCCCAGGTTCATCTGGCTCCTCCGGAGCCTATATGAGATGCAGGATGAGCGGCTGGCACGGAAGGCTGTACGTGGCCTGAATGTCGGGCACCTCAAGTTGACATTTTGCAGCGTGGGCCCCACTGAGTGTGCTGCTCTGGCCTTCGTGCTGCGGCACCTCCAGCGGCCCGTGGCCCTGCAGCTGGACTACAACTCTGTGGGTGACATTGGCGTGGAGCAGCTGCTGCCTTGCCTTGGTGTCTGCAAGGCTCTGTA TTTGCGTGATAACAATATCTCAGACCGAGGCGTCTGCAAGCTCATTGAACATGCTCTTCACTGCGAGCCATTGCAGAAGTTAGC GCTGGGGAATAACCACATCACCGCCGCGGGAGCCCAAGTGCTGGCTGAGGGGCTGCGAAGCAACACCTCCTTGCAGTTCCTGGG GTtctggggcaacagagtgggtGATGAGGGGGCCCAGGCCCTGGCTGAAGCCTTGAGTGATCACCAGAGCTTGAGGTGGCTCAG CCTGGTGGGGAACAACATTGGCAGTGTGGGTGCTCAAGGCTTAGCACTGATGCTGGCAAAGAACGTCATGCTAGAAGAACTCTG CCTGGAGGAGAACCATCTCCAGGATGAAGGTGTATGTTCTCTCGCAGAAGGACTGAAAAGAAATTCAAGTTTGAAAATCCTGAA GTTGTCCAAAAACTGCATCACCTACCTAGGGGCAGAAGCCCTCCTGCAGGCCCTTGAAAGGAATGACACCATCTTGGAAGTCTG GCTCCGAGGGAACACTTTCTCTCTAGAGGAGGTTGACAAGCTCAGCTGCAGGGACACCAGACTCTTGCTTTGA